Proteins co-encoded in one Gopherus evgoodei ecotype Sinaloan lineage chromosome 4, rGopEvg1_v1.p, whole genome shotgun sequence genomic window:
- the LOC115650659 gene encoding olfactory receptor-like protein OLF2 isoform X2, which translates to MGNGGMIFLTMTDPRLHTPMYFFLSNLSFCDLWLSSIISPKMLLNFLAERKSISYTACTVQLYLCIIFADVVCLLLAVMAYDRYVAICNSLVYTVTMSRQLCKQLVAGAYAVGVVDSMIHTWLTFRLSFCSSNIINHFFCDIPPLLLLSCSYTHINEIVIFALICCIQVISFVIVLLSYVYIISTILKIRSAEGRHKAFSTCSFHLTAVVLFYGIQLFMYLRPSSSYSMDTDKVASVFYTLMIPMLNPLIYSLRNTEVKDALRRAMNKLLTSS; encoded by the coding sequence atggggaatggggggatgATCTTTTTAACCATGACTGATCCCCgactccacacccccatgtactttttcctgaGTAATTTGTCTTTCTGTGACCTCTGGTTATCCTCGATAATTTCCCCTAagatgctgctgaatttcttagCTGAGAGGAAAAGCATTTCTTACACTGCCTGCACTGTGCAACTGTATCTCTGTATCATTTTTGCAGATGTTGTGTGCCTCTTGCTGGCTGTGATGGCGTATGACCGTTATGTGGCCATCTGTAACTCACTGGTCTATACGGTCACCATGTCCAGGCAGCTTTGTAAACAGCTAGTGGCTGGGGCGTacgctgtgggggtggtggattCAATGATACACACATGGCTTACATTTCGGCTGTCATTCTGCAGCTCCAACATCAtcaatcatttcttctgtgacatcccccCACTGTTGTTGCTCTCCTGCTCTTACACCCACATCAATGAGATTGTGATCTTTGCTCTCATATGCTGCATTCAGGTGATCAGCTTTGTGATTGTCCTCCTCTCCTATGTctatatcatctccaccatcctgaagaTCCGCTCTGCCGAGGGCCGGCACAAAGCGTTCTCCACCTGCTCTTTCCACTTGACCGCGGTGGTCCTGTTTTATGGCATCCAACTTTTCATGTATTTACGTCCTTCCTCCAGCTATTCCATGGACACAGACAAAGTGGCCTCAGTGTTTTACACACTGATGATCCCCATGTtgaaccccctcatctacagcctgaggaacactGAGGTGAAGGATGCCCTGAGGAGAGCAATGAATAAACTCCTAACCAGTTCTTGA
- the LOC115650659 gene encoding olfactory receptor 1019-like isoform X1, with translation MEKGNHSEPTEFILSGLTDRPELQVPLFLVFLVIYGVTLMGNGGMIFLTMTDPRLHTPMYFFLSNLSFCDLWLSSIISPKMLLNFLAERKSISYTACTVQLYLCIIFADVVCLLLAVMAYDRYVAICNSLVYTVTMSRQLCKQLVAGAYAVGVVDSMIHTWLTFRLSFCSSNIINHFFCDIPPLLLLSCSYTHINEIVIFALICCIQVISFVIVLLSYVYIISTILKIRSAEGRHKAFSTCSFHLTAVVLFYGIQLFMYLRPSSSYSMDTDKVASVFYTLMIPMLNPLIYSLRNTEVKDALRRAMNKLLTSS, from the coding sequence ATGGAAAAGGGAAATCACTCAGAGCCGACTGAGTTCATTCTCTCAGGACTGACAGATCGTCCGGAGCTGCAGGTCCCCCTGTTTCTGGTGTTCCTCGTGATTTACGGTGTAACTctgatggggaatggggggatgATCTTTTTAACCATGACTGATCCCCgactccacacccccatgtactttttcctgaGTAATTTGTCTTTCTGTGACCTCTGGTTATCCTCGATAATTTCCCCTAagatgctgctgaatttcttagCTGAGAGGAAAAGCATTTCTTACACTGCCTGCACTGTGCAACTGTATCTCTGTATCATTTTTGCAGATGTTGTGTGCCTCTTGCTGGCTGTGATGGCGTATGACCGTTATGTGGCCATCTGTAACTCACTGGTCTATACGGTCACCATGTCCAGGCAGCTTTGTAAACAGCTAGTGGCTGGGGCGTacgctgtgggggtggtggattCAATGATACACACATGGCTTACATTTCGGCTGTCATTCTGCAGCTCCAACATCAtcaatcatttcttctgtgacatcccccCACTGTTGTTGCTCTCCTGCTCTTACACCCACATCAATGAGATTGTGATCTTTGCTCTCATATGCTGCATTCAGGTGATCAGCTTTGTGATTGTCCTCCTCTCCTATGTctatatcatctccaccatcctgaagaTCCGCTCTGCCGAGGGCCGGCACAAAGCGTTCTCCACCTGCTCTTTCCACTTGACCGCGGTGGTCCTGTTTTATGGCATCCAACTTTTCATGTATTTACGTCCTTCCTCCAGCTATTCCATGGACACAGACAAAGTGGCCTCAGTGTTTTACACACTGATGATCCCCATGTtgaaccccctcatctacagcctgaggaacactGAGGTGAAGGATGCCCTGAGGAGAGCAATGAATAAACTCCTAACCAGTTCTTGA